The segment TACATATCCACCAGTGCAGAACCAATGTAGACATCAAGAACAAACCCTTTCACCACCGTGTACATATGAACCTCCTTGCCTATATCCAGCACGCCGAGATGCGCACAAGCTGAGATAACAGTTGACATAGTCACTTCATCAGGAACATTCCCTTCCTCCCTCATTTTGTAGAACACTGAGATCGCCTCTCTGTACCTCTTGTTACACGAGTAGCCTTTGATCATACTCGTCCATGTGATTATATCCTTCACAGCCATCTGATCAAACAAAGACTCAGCTGCTTCCACATCCCCTAGTTTCATATACCCATCAATCAAACAGTTCCACGTGGCACCATTCTTCTCCACCATTCGGTTAGCTAAAGCATTCGCAGAGTCCATATCAAAAACACGGACATAAGCAGCAACCATCGTAGTCCAGGTGAAATCATCTCtctcaggcatttcatcgaacaccttccGCGCTTCGTTAATTCTACCAAACGAAGAGTAAAACACGATCAGAGTCGTCTGAATCTGAACATGGAAGCAGAACCCAAACTTCCAGATGTGCGAGTGGACCGATTCGCCAACCCTACGATCGAAAAGAGACGCCTTTACGAGGGAAGAGTACGTGTAGCTCGACGGAGAAACAGAGTCTCTGAGCATACGGACGTAGAACTCGAGAGATCGGATCGGGTGTGGGGAAGCGAGGAAGCCTTTGATCAGCGCGTTGTAAACGAAGACGTTGGGTTCCTGCATCTGGGTCACGGAGGAGAGGGCGAGGTCGAGGCGGTTGAAGGAGGTGCAGGCTGTGATGAATTGGTTCATAAAGAAACAGTCTTGGTTTTGGCTGGTTTTGACCATGGCGGCTAGAGCGGAGTCCAGGAGCTTGGGGGATGTGCATTGCTTGATTAGCTGTAGAATCGGAAGGTTTTCGAGAAGTGAAGTTGAGCAACGTCGGAGGGTTGAGACGGTGGTCAGAGCATTCATATAAGAATTTTAAGGTTGTCGGTAAAGATGACAAACTTTTGTAAACCTTACTTCAGTTTATTGTGAAGTCATTGTGCTCGTGCCTACTTACTTCACAGTTTTGTGGGTATCTGTTAATTATAAAGCCTTTGGGTTTAGCGAGAGAGTCCTTCATGTGAATTACTTTGTTGTTTCGGCCCACccattttttatatatgcaactaaaaataaatactttaagCAAAGCTACAGATTGGTTGCTCAAAGAAATAAGCAAGCTATAGATCTATCAGTAACTGACTAATTTAGGTGGAATTTGATGTATAACCATAGCAGagaaagaattaaaaatatagcaATGTCTTGAAAAATATGTCATTTTGTCACACAATTAGACATTGCAGTATTTTATGGTGTGACTGTGTGTATACAACACACTACAACTAAATATTATTCTATTAATAACGTtaagggaaaattccataaaaatacccgaactaaatttcgttaagctttttaatacccaaacttttttactacccagtttaataccccaactaattattatgttcattttaatacccaaacttttaacTAGGCCTGGGATTTCGGttttccgaaaccgaaccgaaccgaattttcggttttcggttaaccggaatttttaaaactaattccgaagaaaaccgaaattgaattcggttcggttcggttcggaagtcggttattttcggttatGAATTTATTTCCGAAATTATCcgaattttatattatttaccaAAATTTTCGTTTATACTCGGttattttcgggtatttcggttatcttcggttttcaatataattttgatttttcggATATGCCTTCTTATTCAACAAAACCAACATATATATTGTTGATTCTTTCTTAATCATCGAAAAAAATCCCACtttctaaatttataaatctatGACTCATATCCTATAATGTCCAACAAATCATAATGTCCAACAAATCACAAAGTGACCAAACAAAACAATAGAAAACTAAAGGTCACAATTACGCTTGAACTCCACCAACCTGCAACATATTAAACTCAGAAAATCAGTggaaaaacagaacaaaaacaaTACACAAAAAGCAGTCGAGACAAGTGAGCATATTACCTCTAATTCTAATGATGAGATTCTCCTGAAATTTGCATTTTCTCAACACAATGAAAAAGAAACTCGAACTTTTTTTCTACCAACATCGTTTGCTCCTAATTCAATGCAATATCCAAGTAAGGCATCATTGTTTTACTCTGATAATAAGATGGCAAAATCAAgttagagaaaga is part of the Raphanus sativus cultivar WK10039 chromosome 5, ASM80110v3, whole genome shotgun sequence genome and harbors:
- the LOC108857622 gene encoding pentatricopeptide repeat-containing protein At1g06143 is translated as MNALTTVSTLRRCSTSLLENLPILQLIKQCTSPKLLDSALAAMVKTSQNQDCFFMNQFITACTSFNRLDLALSSVTQMQEPNVFVYNALIKGFLASPHPIRSLEFYVRMLRDSVSPSSYTYSSLVKASLFDRRVGESVHSHIWKFGFCFHVQIQTTLIVFYSSFGRINEARKVFDEMPERDDFTWTTMVAAYVRVFDMDSANALANRMVEKNGATWNCLIDGYMKLGDVEAAESLFDQMAVKDIITWTSMIKGYSCNKRYREAISVFYKMREEGNVPDEVTMSTVISACAHLGVLDIGKEVHMYTVVKGFVLDVYIGSALVDMYSKCGSLNRALLVFFNLPKKNLFCWNSIIEGLAAHGYAREALRMLGKMEMESVKPNAVTFVSVLTACTHAGLVEEGQKVYRSMSDEYSIVSNIEHYGCMVALFSKAGLIQEALELIGSMELEPNAVIWGALLDGCRLHKNLEIAEIAFKKLMVLEPRNSGYYSLLVSMYAGENRWRDVAEVRGRMRELGIEKICPGTSWIELDKRVHMFAAADKSHSASDEVYLLLDEVYEQIGLAGYVLESEGVY